From the Anguilla rostrata isolate EN2019 chromosome 5, ASM1855537v3, whole genome shotgun sequence genome, the window TCCTCGGGACTAGGCTCTGCAGGAGGATCTAGAGGAATGTCTGCCATGGTCTCCTCTTGTTGAAACTGTGACATTTCCAGAGATTCAGAGATATTGTTCCTGAAAACATTGAAGGAAACAACCATGTCAGTAATTCAAAGAGTAGGGATTTTGCAGCTTGGAAGAGCAGGCCTTCAtgttaaaagaagaagaagaagaagaaaaaagacactACTGTCTTCCAATGTTAAAGGATGTGTTAAAACAACCCATACATGTGTCATTTTGTTCCTAACTGCACTCAGTCatgtacaaaaaataacacGACATGACAAGACATGAGTTGTTTTAACAAGTGTATGAGCAGGTAGGCTACTTGTTCAGCAAAAGTAGGCCTACAATTCTTTTGAGGATGATAAATGGATCTGCCAGCGTtcctacaaaataaaaaattcagaaagCAAAACTCGTTGAGTCGCATGAAAAAAGTcaattaaatgtgtattttcacGTCGTACTTTGTAGTGACATCACCGACCTCATCACTTAAAAGCGAGACTCAATTGATTATTGTGCAGAGGATATGCTAATGAGCGCTCGAGGCTGCGTAGCACTGCCGCGTTGAGCTTTGGTCTCGTGCCCATCAGCTGGTTTGCTGGAGGCGGGTAAATTCCTGAAAGTATTAACTCAGGCTACTGACAGAGCCACCAGGAGAGATTAGACTTGTTGGTAGGTCAGCTATACTTTACAAATTATGGTTTACATTGTTTGGTATTGCTTTTGTGCCTATAGATTTTAATTCGCAATGGttctttttatgcattttgtttttatcggCGAACCAGCCAAGCGAACCGCGCTTACacaaacacgttttcaatgttgCTTTATTGTACTCTCACCGTTGACAAACAGTCACAATACTGTGTGGTATGACACAAAAGACTGCTAACAAGCCCTAATTCAAAATATTAGTTAAACCACGTTCAAACAACATGCAGCTGTACAGCCATATTGCACCATCTTACTGAAATACCTGTTGAATTGAAATCGTCTCAGTTTTGACTACGTGCTTTTAGTACTCATTTAAACACATCTGTTGTTTTAAATGACCTTGACAATCTCGGGTTCTTTAAACTCCTCTTTCAAAGTAATCACTAGGTCAAATATTAGGTAAACTGTTCAACTTCAAAACTGTTGGTTTGAGATTCAGTTGATGAATCTGGAACTTGTACAAACGATATTCATTGTGTTAGTTACAGCATCCTTTTCTGGACGTGCATACGTATATTCTGACCTGTAAGGGGACATGTGTAACTGTAgtactcttttaaaaaaagaaaagaaaaaaataaccgttgtcgtttttttttttttcgtttttttagcAAGTTACTGTCGAACGTTGCGAGTAGGTGGCCCGTGGATTCTCACCATATTGTCAGCACGCGCATTTGAGTTAAATTGCCTGTGGAACATCGCGGTCCGCCTGCCTCAAACAGATGGTACAGACGCTAAAGTCTGAATGTGCAGTCTAGGCCTGAAATTATAAAGACTGAGCACTTAATGGCTGGAAATggcaaaactgaaataacagtGATGTCTGAAGTTGTTTATTTGATATTCAGATCCAGATTCAGAAATTGTAAGGATTGAGGAAACAACAAGTCTTTAAATGAAGGCCTATTGATCGAGGCATGCCAGTGATTTGTCGATTGTTGTGAACTCTTGCTTTCGCAAGTGGGTGAAGACAGGGCTTGTTTGAAATCCCCCAGCAATAGCAAATTAGTATTTGTGAACAGCAGCAATTCCTCTGATGACAGTAGCCATTTTTTTACTAACagtgatttgtaaaaaaaaaaaaaaaaaaaatatggcaggctgtttaaatgattggttAAACCTGCTTGTTTGCACTTGTGCTTTCATGCATGCATGGGTCGCACAGCTTGTTCAGTGCATGCATGTCGTGCAGCTTGTTGAAttcatgcgtgcatgcatgccgTACAGCTTGTtgaatgcatgcgtgcatgcaccTCGTGCAGCTTGTtgaatgcatgcgtgcatgcgggCCAGGGTGTGTACGTACTGCTGTGTTTGGTCTTCGTCGGCGGCTGGGCTGCTCTCCTCGGCCTCCTCATTGGCAGTCTGAGCGGCTTCACAGTCTTCGGATGCCTTTACTGGCACGGCCCCGCTGAAAGAAAATCACATTCGGCCAATCAAAACGCGGGATTCATTTCATCTGCAGATTTAAATCCTGCTACTGGATTTAATCCTGCGGGAGAACCCATAACCCACAAAACAGCATGATGTGGTGTGATTGGTTAATGGGGCGATGTTTTTAGATTCCCAATACCCCAAATACccatcaatttaaaatgaaatgtaattagatTCCCTTATTTAGTAAAAAAGGTGTAAAATATGGTAGGCCTATAATTCTGTTACGATTTGATAAAATGTGTGCATACAACTGATCGGAATCACCAGCCCATcccactttttttaaagaactgagaaaataaaaaaataaaaataaaagcctaCCTGGCCGTTTTTCTCCTGCACTTGAGGAAGTAAACAATAATGACGACTGTTTCCAGGAAGAGAAACACGGCGGCGGAGATGGCTCCGATCTTCCAGGCCTCCAGACCCAAGGCTGTTCCCTCTATAAGGGTTAAAGTAGGGAGAATTAAAAGATCGAATTAAATAGAGCGCTcttatcacacacacgcacagacacacgcacagacatacatgcacgAAAATAAAAAGGCTAGTTGGAGTGATCTTATCAGTCCTCACttacgcacattcacacactcacagtctgGATGGATAGTTTGCATAACTGTGTGTACGTCTGAAGTGGAATAGACAGCCGTAAACTGCACTGGAAGGATTTTAAACCCCCATGGTACTGGCAGATTGACTGCCATTTTCATTCAGACTCTGCTTCTGAGGGGTGCTTTCGAGAAGGTTTGTCGTAACCGTACCCTCGGCTGTGATTTCTATCAGCTCGCTTTCTTCGCCCAACTCTTCCAAGAGGGGCACGACGGGCGTGGCTGGGATcacttcctcctccacctctaccacttcctcctcctccaccacctcctccaccgcctcctcctccgcctccaccGCCTCCTCCGCAGTGTTTTTGGGGGTCGGGGCGGGCTCGGCGGGGACCAGGTTGAGGAGTTCGTCCTTGGACGTGATGATCTCGTTGAAGTCATTTGACTCCTGGATGATCTCCCCGCCCACGTGGTTGGTCTCCTCCGGCGGGCCGGGGGCGACGGCGGGGACGGCGGGGATGGCGGGGTCCTGTGACTGCGCTGGCACGTAAGTATCAGCTGGCCCGGGAGTCAGGTCTGCGAAGGGGGGCAGGCATTTAGCGTCCCGGCGAAAATTGAGCAGAggccttgctctctctctgctgtacccccacccccctgctcccccccctgccccgctccCCACGCCCCcatcacacatactgtatatgcccGTCACCCTCCCGAGTCCCAATGCTGTTTCTGTTATGGGAGGGGCCTGGGCTGGGTTAAGTAAGAGATAGTTAAATATATCACTAGCGAGCTAGCCTGTTAATACACAGCATGTAACACCCTACCTTTGGGCTGTTTACTACTGTTAAATACACAGGTAACCATGTAAGGCGTTCTGCAATGCAATGCTTttaatcatatatttatttgtttttttttacacggaAAGGGATTCTTTTTGTATGGGAAATGTCTTCAAGGGAAAGATaatgtcagtaaaaaaaaaaagatacttcCTGGCATTTAAACAGCCTGCAGCGTTTGTATCTGAAAGCCCTGCTGGATCGAGAGATGAACAGAATAGTTTTTAGCATTCTTTAGCACCGGCCGCGCGGCTGGGTACCGCCCCAGGAGAACGgtcctccctcactccctcgcTGAGAGGGTCACATGCCTGGCAGGGCGCTAATCCGTTACATGAAGCAGAAGGGAGGGCGGAGGGACTTGAACGCAGTAAAATCATAATTTGGAAATGTGACCCGCGCCCTCCGTGCTGCCCCGTCACATTCCTTCCCTCTGATCGCACCTGACGAGACGGACTTTGAAGTGCGATTTAAGGGGCcaccattgttatttttaacatttcataaGAGCATGCACAGGACGGTATAGTAAATGCTTCGTGCCAGTCttaatacacagtaaaatgtccagtgttgaatcaactcttacagagcaTATATGGTCCTACTGTGGTCCAGGGTAAGATGGCATGTGCTCTGTTAGAATTATATTAGCActagacattttattgtgtatgaGTAGGTGGACCATTCTCCAGCTTTTGGGTTCTAATGCAGTAAAATGCTGACACAGATAGTTGCTGTAGGTATATCCCTTCCAATATGCTCTGTAGGACAACAGCTATAACAATTAAATGGCCCAGTGTGGTGGTTCTGTCAAAGAGGAAATGCTTTAcagcacaggtgtcaaactccagtcctggagagctgcagtgtctgctggttttcagggtGTCCTCAGCACCAGTGGTCCATTTaggtcattgattggctaaaacaTTCCACACATCTTTGTTCTCagggccttaattggcagctgatttaaacaaaaacccacagatGCTGTGGCCCCTGGGGAtttagtttgacacccctggtgtACAGGATACTCGCAAGTTAAGACCATACGGCAGAACTGGTAATGCCATTCATATCCCCAATTACTacacatatattattttattttttatattcatatttatgtaatgtggatattatAACACATTCTGAGTTTCACGGGCAGCAAGCCTGCATTGAATGTGAGCTGAGTTAGCATGGTCCAGACTCGGGAGAGTTACCTGCTTCTTCTGTCTCACTTGCCTGTGCGGCCCCCTCTTCAGTCCCCTCCACCGCCACCTCCTCCACGTTCTCCCCCACGGCCTCCGTTCCGTCCTCCACCCCCTCTTCCACGGCAGCCTCCTGGCTGACCTCCCCCAGCGCCTCCTCTGCAGCGTCCGGCACGGCCGGGGCCTCCTGgccggcctcccccccccccgccgccggcGCCTCCTCCTGAGCGGGCTCAGCCGCGACCGGCTGCCCGGCGTCTCCCGCGACTTCCGCCGTGGCCTCCGCGGCCGCTTCTCCCGCCTCCACCGCCACCTCCGCCacgacctcctcctcctgcgcctcctcctcagGAGCCGGCTCCTCCACCGCCGGCGCGGCTTCCTCCGCGGGCTCCGCCGCTACTTCCTGGCTGACCTCCTCGCTGGCCTCCGCTTCCTGCTCCGCGGCGTCCGCTGCTTCGGCGACGGCGGCTTCGGGCGCGGCCTCCTCCGCCGCATCCTCCGGGACGAGCTGCGCCGCGACCTCTTCGGCGTCCGGCGTCACTTCCTGTGACACTTCCTGCGCCACTTCCTGCGTCACGTCCTGCGCCGCCGCTTCCTGCTCGACCGCCGGCGCGCTCAGCGTCACCTCGGTAACTTCCGCCTCCTGCGCGATCACCTCCGTCGGAGGCAAGATGGACTCCGGCACCTGAGGGGTCTCCGCGGTAACCAGGACTTCCCagcgaatgagagagagattgaaagagagagtgataaaataataagaacACGATCGATTCATTGCGACTGAAAATGGGAGCTGCTATAGGTGATGTGTGCATCACTCAGAAAAGAACAAGTGAACTTAATGCCCTCGTGGCACTCCATTGTTTGTCGTTAATTGTGTATTGTGCAGAGATCTTAGTGCACACTTGAGTAGACACATTCAAGATAAAAGCGATTTAATTCACAGTTTCTTTCGAAGCGTGCACATCTCTAAAACATCCCTTGATCCATGCACCTCTGATTTCAACCCAGAAAAAGCTTCAACCATAAGAACCCGAGAGATGGCAATCAATTTCTATTTCAAATCACACTTTCATCGGAATCAtactataaaaacaaaaaatggtttaattaCATTCATCAAGAGTTGATAAGAAATGCAGTAggtgtgttatttaaaaaaaaccccaaaaaaactcaaaatattcCAGTGAATAGCGCTAATGGAGTGACTCGTTAGCGTGAGATGAATTTCTCACGGAAACGCGCTTaaagagagccaaaatggaggcagCGTACCTTGAGGCAGGCAGATGTGCAGGAGCAGAATGGAGAACAGTCCCAGGCGAGGCGCGGCGTCCATTGCGTTTCGCAGAAATCCTCCGACTCTCCGAGCGTCcgtaaaaaaaagagctgtgTGAGGTGTGCGGGGGTCTCTCTGCTGTTTAGCACTGACGAAGGGACTTTCGGGGCTGGCGATATTTAGAAGCCAGGATCTGACGCCATGTTACATATCGTCTTTCGGGCGACTAGGGGGTGTACCGCACGCTGGAAAAGTGGCGGGTTGCCGTGAAATACTTAGCGGGATGGTACGACCGGCCCTCCGAAGATTCCGCGGCATgtggcacacgcacacacacggtgaATTGTAATGTGGCAGATGCATGTGAGCTGTGGCACAGGCAGTAATAAATGATATTTCAGGCACAGGGAGCGGGTGGCAGGTTTGGATGTAAAAATGTCCCTTTGGACACTGAACCCAGGGAATGACatgaattaaaattcaaatgccaCAGTGCACCGCGATTATAACTGATATTTCCCCACCATATTTTCTTTTGGGTTCGTGATTCTGAAGAACGACAAAGTTGTTTGACATTTATGCTGGCTGAGGCCTCCATTCAGTTAGCATTTGCACCTTAACtatgaaatgcaattacatgCAAATTTATTATGCAAATGTGGCTTGGCAAGTTGGGTGATCCCAAATCATTGCTTGAGAAGATGATAGTGTTTGCCTTTAATTGGGAATTAAAGTTAAATGCGGTGCAGTCTAGGAAATGCATTGCCCTTTTCAATTTGTATGTGCCTTGAAAGTgcttagaaaaaaaatacaatgaaggACAGAGAAATGTGCCTGGCAGTGATGTCTAACATGATGTACACTGTCATATAACACAGCTTGCCTACATGTCAGCCTGGTTCTGCTTATGCAATACCTGTGTctgactttttccattttttccccccaaaatcgTTACAATTAGAGCCAGCTTTacattttcaatacatttctAGATGTTTTATagaaatgaattcatttctcacatggaCCTTCAAGCCATGTTTCTTTAATCAATGCACAAGTATTTCCTTTGTGTTTTAGAAGCATGACTTCTAAAACGtctttctgttaaaaaaaaaaaaaaacaaaaaaaacatttcagtatcCCTTTCTTGCTCTGAGAGCGCTGCAGTGCTCCTGACCCATAAGCGTCTTTGTGAAGGCGATACTTAAAAGAGTATTTTAATGGAGTCACATGCAGTGCACATTGTGCCTTCCCATACCAGGCTGTGTGTGGCTTTGTGATTTTGTTGGTGACTGTGGGGGATTACAGGATGTGAGCTCGCCCACCATCCATTcacacagagcgcacacacacaacacacagacacacctcacacacacaccacacataggcacctcacacacacacacacacagtggccgCTCACTCCCACAGCAGACCTGATTCTGCCTGATTTATGAGTGATGGAATGAGCTTTTATAGAAGCTggcctcgctgtctctctcaggaGCTCTTAATAATAAGCATCGTGctgaagtcacatgacctggctTTAATGAGTTAATCATCATACACAGAAAAAGTTTGAAAGGACTCCATGGGTGGTTGATACCTTACAAATATGATTTAACACCCATATCAGAAGAGCTTTAGGggttcaataaatatataacaattATATGCCAATGAGACAATGTTCATTTCCACTACAGGGACAATTGATACATTTTGGATTTTGGGTGGCTGCagatatattatattaatgGTACATATGATTTACagctaaaatgctttatattacattatgtgtACATCTGTTCAGCTTTGTTGTTGTCTTCTACTTGCAGCATTCAGATAAGCATATCGTTCTCTTAATTCTATTGCAGTTATTTGTTAGTTA encodes:
- the si:dkeyp-118a3.2 gene encoding fibrous sheath CABYR-binding protein yields the protein MDAAPRLGLFSILLLHICLPQVLVTAETPQVPESILPPTEVIAQEAEVTEVTLSAPAVEQEAAAQDVTQEVAQEVSQEVTPDAEEVAAQLVPEDAAEEAAPEAAVAEAADAAEQEAEASEEVSQEVAAEPAEEAAPAVEEPAPEEEAQEEEVVAEVAVEAGEAAAEATAEVAGDAGQPVAAEPAQEEAPAAGGGEAGQEAPAVPDAAEEALGEVSQEAAVEEGVEDGTEAVGENVEEVAVEGTEEGAAQASETEEADLTPGPADTYVPAQSQDPAIPAVPAVAPGPPEETNHVGGEIIQESNDFNEIITSKDELLNLVPAEPAPTPKNTAEEAVEAEEEAVEEVVEEEEVVEVEEEVIPATPVVPLLEELGEESELIEITAEEGTALGLEAWKIGAISAAVFLFLETVVIIVYFLKCRRKTASGAVPVKASEDCEAAQTANEEAEESSPAADEDQTQQNNISESLEMSQFQQEETMADIPLDPPAEPSPEEPANDVRTSVL